In Balnearium lithotrophicum, the genomic stretch ATTTAGGTATCTGAACTTTTACAACTTCGTTAGGCCTCATCAAAGTCTCGGTTATAAGACTCCAGTAGAGAAGTTTGAGGAATATATTAAAAAACTCCAGGGTGTCCACCATGTATTGAACGAGAACACTTCCTTGAATGTAGGAAATTTGAGTATTAATTTAAAGTGTGAATTAATTGGAAGAAAGGGGCTATGGGTATCGTAAAGAAGACTGTTTCGTTACCTCAGAGTTTATACAGGGAAGTGGAAAGAATTGAGAGCTCCAAAAACTTTAGTAAGGTGGTTCAGAGAGCTCTCAAGGAGTATTTGGAAAAGAGAAAGAGAGAAAAAATTTTATCCTTTGCGGGAAGCCTTAGAGATTGGGAAGTTGAGGACGGAAGGGAATTTGTAGAAAAACTTAGGGAAGAAGAAATTGAAGCAGAGAGGGAAAGGGAAAGCAGTTGGGATACATAATTGATACTGATGTATGTATTGATTTTTTAAAGGGGATGGATTTTGCAGTAGAGTTGTTTTCAGAGTTGCTTAGAGAAGGAGAAGTTTTTCTGAGCATATTAACCCACTATGAGCTTCTTAAAGGAGCTTACACCGAAAAAGAGAGAAAAATTATTAAAGATTTTGTCAGTATGTTTAAGATTTTAAATTTAAACGGTAACATTATTTTTACCGCATCGGAATTTTATAGAAAATATAGAAAAAGAGGAATTACTCTTTCAAATATAGACTGTCTTATTATGGCAACTGCTAAGGAATACGGTTTAAGAATAGTAACAAGAAATGTAAGACACTATCCTGAAAACGAACTTCTGTCGGAATTTTCAAGGAAATTAAAAGGAATTGAATAGAAAATGGAATTGGGAAAGAATGAAGAATTTAAAGAGACCGAAATAGGGCTTATTCCAAAGGATTGGGAAGTTGTGAGGTTGGGGGATTATATAACGCAATCTAAAGAAAAGAATAAACAAAATTTGAATATTCCTGTTTATACTGTATCTAAGGTGTATGGATTTGTGTTGTCAGAAGAATTTTTTAGCAAAAAAGTTTATAGTAAAAACTTGAGTAACTATAAAATAGTTAGAAATAATTATTTTGCTTACAATCCATATCGTATTAATGTAGGCTCTATA encodes the following:
- a CDS encoding type II toxin-antitoxin system VapC family toxin: MGYIIDTDVCIDFLKGMDFAVELFSELLREGEVFLSILTHYELLKGAYTEKERKIIKDFVSMFKILNLNGNIIFTASEFYRKYRKRGITLSNIDCLIMATAKEYGLRIVTRNVRHYPENELLSEFSRKLKGIE